In Canis lupus dingo isolate Sandy chromosome 1, ASM325472v2, whole genome shotgun sequence, a single genomic region encodes these proteins:
- the DLL3 gene encoding delta-like protein 3, with protein MVSPQMPQLLSRTVILALIFLPQARPAGVFELQIHSFGPGPGPGAPRSPCSAQGPCRLFFRVCLKPGVSEEAAEAPCALGAALSARGPVYTQQPGAPAPDLPLPDGFMRVPFREAWPGTFSLIIETWREELEQIGGPAWSLLARVAGRRRLAAGGPWARDVQRAGAWELRFSYRARCEPPAVGAACARLCRPRSAPSRCGPGLRPCAPLEDECEATPACRAGCSPDHGFCEQPNECRCLEGWTGPLCTIPVSSSCHTPRGPSSATTGCLVPRPGPCDGNPCANGGSCSETPGSFECACPRGFYGLRCEVSGVTCADGPCFNGGLCVGGADPDSAYVCHCPPGFQGSNCEKRVDRCSLKPCRNGGLCLDLGRALRCRCRAGFAGPRCEHDLDDCAGRACANGGTCLEGGGARRCSCALGFGGRDCRERADPCAARPCAHGGRCYAHFSGLVCACAPGYMGARCEFAVRPDGADDGAGALPAARPGLRPGDPQRFLLPPALGLLVAAGLAGAALLLVHVRRRGPGRDPGPRLLAGTPEPSAHALPDALNNRRAQDGAAAGPSQPEDWNHPEDGDSRAIYVIPAPSVYAREITRLPL; from the exons ATGGTCAGCCCGCAGATGCCCCAGCTCCTGTCCCGGACGGTGATCCTGGCGCTTATTTTCCTTCCCCAG GCCCGGCCGGCAGGCGTCTTCGAGCTGCAGATCCACTCTTTCGGGCCGGGACCAGGCCCCGGGGCGCCGCGGTCCCCCTGCAGCGCGCAGGGCCCGTGCCGCCTCTTCTTTCGGGTCTGCCTGAAGCCAGGGGTCTCCGAGGAGGCCGCCGAGGCTCCGTGCGCCCTGGGAGCGGCCCTGAGCGCGCGCGGACCGGTCTACACCCAGCAGCCCGGAGCCCCGGCGCCCGACCTGCCGCTGCCCGACGGCTTCATGCGCGTGCCCTTCCGGGAAGCCTGGCCG GGCACCTTCTCTCTTATCATCGAAACCTGGAGAGAGGAGTTAGAACAGATTGGAG GGCCCGCCTGGAGCCTGCTGGCGCGCGTGGCCGGACGGCGCCGCCTGGCGGCCGGGGGCCCGTGGGCCCGGGATGTGCAGCGCGCAGGCGCCTGGGAGCTGCGCTTCTCGTACCGCGCGCGCTGCGAGCCGCCCGCCGTCGGGGCCGCGTGCGCGCGCCTCTGCCGGCCCCGCAGCGCCCCCTCGCGGTGCGGTCCGGGACTGCGCCCCTGCGCGCCGCTCGAGGACGAGTGCGAGGCCACGC CGGCATGTCGAGCGGGCTGCAGTCCAGACCACGGCTTCTGTGAGCAGCCCAATGAATGTCGATGCCTGGAGGGCTGGACTGGGCCCCTCTGCACCATCCCAGTCTCCAGCAGCTGCCACACTCCCAGGGGCCCGTCCTCTGCCACCACCGGATGCCTTGTACCCAGGCCCGGGCCCTGTGACGGGAACCCATGTGCCAACGGGGGCAGCTGTAGT GAGACCCCAGGATCCTTCGAATGCGCCTGTCCCCGCGGGTTCTATGGATTGCGGTGTGAGGTGAGCGGGGTGACGTGTGCGGATGGACCTTGCTTCAATGGTGGCCTGTGTGTGGGAGGCGCAGACCCTGACTCTGCCTACGTCTGCCACTGCCCGCCCGGATTCCAAGGCTCCAACTGTGAGAAGAGAGTGGACCGGTGCAGCCTGAAGCCATGCCGGAAcg GCGGGCTCTGCCTGGACCTGGGCCGCGCCCTGCGCTGCCGCTGCCGCGCCGGCTTCGCGGGGCCGCGCTGCGAGCACGACCTGGACGACTGCGCCGGCCGCGCCTGCGCCAACGGCGGCACGTGCCTGGAGGGCGGCGGCGCGCGCCGCTGCTCCTGCGCGCTGGGCTTCGGCGGCCGCGACTGCCGCGAGCGCGCCGACCCGTGCGCCGCGCGCCCCTGCGCCCACGGCGGCCGCTGCTACGCCCACTTCTCCGGCCTCGTCTGCGCCTGCGCGCCCGGCTACATGGGCGCGCGCTGCGAGTTCGCGGTTCGCCCCGACGGCGCGGACGACGGCGCGGGGGCGCTGCCCGCGGCGAGGCCGGGCCTGCGGCCGGGGGACCCGCAGCGCTTCCTTCTGCCTCCGGCTTTGGGGCTGCTGGTGGCCGCGGGGCTGGCCGGCGCCGCGCTCTTGCTGGTCCACGTGCGGCGCCGCGGCCCGGGCCGGGACCCTGGGCCTCGCCTGCTGGCGGGGACCCCGGAGCCGTCGGCGCACGCGCTGCCCGACGCCCTCAACAACCGCAGAGCGCAGGACGGCGCGGCCGCCGGGCCGAG CCAGCCCGAGGATTGGAATCACCCTGAAGATGGAGACTCGCGGGCCATTTACGTCATACCCGCCCCTTCCGTCTACGCCCGGGAG ataACCCGGTTACCCCTTTAG
- the LOC112645476 gene encoding ferritin light chain-like, producing the protein MPHMQSARRAPGPAPCFSRPWAEQTQGHPLFPAPTTFQPVLQPQPPEPPPQPPSASGGPTGCSQPRFVSIAPRCTSTTSCRGRQNYSAEVESSISCLANMHLRASNTYLSLAFYFDCSEVALEALGHFFRELAREKHEGAQRLLKLQTQRVGNFLFQDVQKPSHDKWGKALDAMETAVVLEKNLNEALLDLHALASAQADAHLCDFLEGHFLGQEVKLLKEMGDHLTNLRRLACPPVGLGEYLFERLTLKHAWQPLEPSGL; encoded by the coding sequence ATGCCCCACATGCAGAGCGCCCGGCGGGCCCCGGGGCCTGCTCCGTGCTTCAGCCGACCTTGGGCTGAGCAGACCCAGGGCCACCCCTTATTCCCGGCTCCGACCACCTTCCAGCCGGTTTTACAGCCTCAACCCCCCGAACCGCCTCCTCAGCCACCCTCTGCCTCCGGGGGTCCTACGGGGTGCAGCCAACCCCGCTTTGTGAGCATAGCCCCTCGTTGCACGTCAACTACGAGCTGTCGGGGTCGTCAGAATTATTCCGCCGAGGTGGAGTCCTCCATCAGCTGCCTGGCCAACATGCACCTGCGGGCCTCCAACACCTACCTCTCCCTGGCCTTCTATTTCGACTGCAGCGAGGTGGCTCTGGAGGCCTTGGGCCACTTCTTCCGCGAGTTAGCCCGGGAGAAGCACGAGGGCGCCCAGCGGCTCTTGAAGTTGCAAACCCAGCGCGTCGGCAACTTCCTGTTCCAGGACGTGCAGAAGCCGTCCCACGACAAGTGGGGCAAAGCCCTGGACGCCATGGAAACTGCTGTGGTCCTGGAGAAGAACCTGAACGAGGCCCTTCTGGATCTGCATGCCCTGGCTTCTGCCCAGGCCGACGCCCATCTCTGTGACTTCCTGGAGGGCCACTTCCTAGGCCAGGAGGTGAAACTCCTCAAGGAGATGGGCGATCACCTGACTAACCTCCGCAGGCTGGCCTGCCCCCCGGTTGGGCTGGGCGAGTATCTCTTCGAAAGGCTCACCCTCAAGCATGCCTGGCAGCCTCTGGAGCCCAGCGGCCTTTGA
- the SELENOV gene encoding selenoprotein V isoform X2, whose protein sequence is MNNQARAPPRTSARVLAWVRASTPVRTSIPVRTPTPARASSTPARTPHPAQIPTSVRTLNPVLIPTSSRAPTSVQTPAPARTPNPVQMTSPAQTPTPMPTLARTPTPVQTSTSARIPNPVQTPTPAGGPTPIPTLARTLTPVQTPASAWTPNPVQMLTPPRAPVPVPTQPRTPTPIQTYARTPTPVQTPNPIQMPTPPRTPTSGPTLARPPAPLPTSARTPTPVPTLARPPAPLPTPPRTPTPVPTLARPPAPLPTSARTPTPVPTPTPLAIRTAVRTPTRIRTPTPLQMPTQVRAPIPARTPTQIWTPTPARTPTPISSPGEVEAAAAAPASESFGSSALPLEPPPEPASEPTTASPHQDLSPTPSVKPLPSVTNGFGSTQEPLPDLTPPATDFLGPTLGSTSRADSSATKLTDSTSESVRVPIPGTDPFAATALATSTNTFAPVGESCSVDKIAVRVIYCGLUSYGLRYILLKKSLEQQFPNCLLFEEERAAQATGEFEVFVDGKLVHSKKKGDGFVDEARLQKIMNVIEEEVRKRSLSGMPRRAEMLPSQVCGRRLLLGSQHRQRPGLGGGGGEQGQL, encoded by the exons ATGAACAACCAGGCGAGGGCCCCACCCCGCACCTCGGCCCGGGTCTTGGCCTGGGTCCGGGCTTCGACCCCCGTCAGGACCTCGATCCCTGTCCGGACCCCAACGCCTGCCCGGGCCTCCTCCACTCCTGCCCGGACCCCACATCCCGCCCAGATTCCGACCTCGGTCCGGACCCTGAATCCTGTCCTGATTCCGACCTCCTCCCGGGCTCCGACTTCCGTCCAGACCCCAGCTCCGGCCAGGACCCCGAATCCCGTCCAGATGACCAGCCCGGCCCAAACTCCGACTCCCATGCCAACTCTGGCTCGGACTCCGACTCCCGTCCAGACCTCAACCTCGGCCCGAATCCCGAATCCGGTCCAGACGCCGACCCCGGCTGGAGGCCCGACTCCCATCCCGACTTTGGCCCGGACCCTGACTCCCGTCCAGACCCCGGCCTCGGCGTGGACCCCGAATCCGGTCCAGATGCTGACCCCACCCCGAGCCCCAGTTCCTGTCCCAACCCAGCCCCGGACCCCGACTCCCATTCAGACCTACGCCCGGACCCCAACTCCCGTCCAGACTCCGAATCCCATCCAGATGCCGACCCCGCCCCGAACCCCAACTTCTGGCCCGACCctggcccggcccccggccccccttcCGACCTCCGCCCGGACCCCGACTCCCGTCCCGACCctggcccggcccccggccccccttcCGACCCCGCCCCGAACCCCGACTCCCGTCCCGACCctggcccggcccccggccccccttcCGACCTCCGCCCGGACCCCGACTCCCGTCCCGACCCCGACCCCGCTCGCAATCCGGACTGCCGTCCGAACTCCAACCCGGATCCGGACCCCGACTCCCCTGCAGATGCCGACCCAGGTCCGGGCCCCCATTCCGGCCCGGACGCCTACTCAGATCTGGACCCCGACTCCGGCCCGGACCCCAACCCCAATTTCATCCCCGGGGGAGGTCGAGGCCGCGGCCGCGGCCCCTGCCTCGGAATCCTTCGGGAGCTCGGCCCTGCCCCTGGAACCGCCCCCAGAACCTGCCTCGGAGCCCACGACGGCCTCGCCCCACCAGGATCTTTCGCCCACGCCGAGCGTGAAGCCCCTCCCATCGGTCACAAATGGGTTCGGGTCCACCCAAGAGCCCCTTCCTGACCTCACTCCACCGGCCACTGATTTCCTGGGGCCCACCCTTGGGTCCACCTCGAGGGCAGACTCCTCGGCCACCAAGTTGACCGATTCCACCTCGGAATCCGTTCGGGTGCCCATCCCGGGGACCGACCCCTTCGCGGCCACCGCCTTAGCCACGTCCACCAACACCTTCGCCCCCGTCGGCGAGAGCTGCTCGGTGGACAAGATCGCGGTCCGAGTGATCTACTG CGGCCTCTGAAGCTATGGCCTTCGG TACATTCTACTGAAAAAAAGTCTGGAACAGCAATTTCCAAACTGTCTACTCTTT gaggaggagagagctgCCCAGGCTACAGGGGAGTTTGAAGTGTTTGTGGATGGAAAACTGGTCCATTCAAAGAAG AAAGGTGATGGTTTTGTGGATGAGGCCAGGCTGCAGAAGATTATGAATGTTATCGAGGAGGAGGTCAGGAAAAG GAGCCTCAGCGGGATGCCGAGAAGGGCTGAAATGTTGCCAAGTCAG GTGTGTGGCCGTCGCCTGCTCCTGGGCTCCCAGCATCGCCAGCGGCCTGGactgggtggtggtggcggggagcaggggcagcTGTGA
- the SELENOV gene encoding selenoprotein V isoform X1: MNNQARAPPRTSARVLAWVRASTPVRTSIPVRTPTPARASSTPARTPHPAQIPTSVRTLNPVLIPTSSRAPTSVQTPAPARTPNPVQMTSPAQTPTPMPTLARTPTPVQTSTSARIPNPVQTPTPAGGPTPIPTLARTLTPVQTPASAWTPNPVQMLTPPRAPVPVPTQPRTPTPIQTYARTPTPVQTPNPIQMPTPPRTPTSGPTLARPPAPLPTSARTPTPVPTLARPPAPLPTPPRTPTPVPTLARPPAPLPTSARTPTPVPTPTPLAIRTAVRTPTRIRTPTPLQMPTQVRAPIPARTPTQIWTPTPARTPTPISSPGEVEAAAAAPASESFGSSALPLEPPPEPASEPTTASPHQDLSPTPSVKPLPSVTNGFGSTQEPLPDLTPPATDFLGPTLGSTSRADSSATKLTDSTSESVRVPIPGTDPFAATALATSTNTFAPVGESCSVDKIAVRVIYCGLUSYGLRYILLKKSLEQQFPNCLLFEEERAAQATGEFEVFVDGKLVHSKKKGDGFVDEARLQKIMNVIEEEVRKRSLSGMPRRAEMLPSQVCTLSSGLNSSCSQDGTGWNRICPSTVAAVAVAGGRSDTPPAQTSTVKLCTSPESGLCSRQQLAGAAHGQTGKP; the protein is encoded by the exons ATGAACAACCAGGCGAGGGCCCCACCCCGCACCTCGGCCCGGGTCTTGGCCTGGGTCCGGGCTTCGACCCCCGTCAGGACCTCGATCCCTGTCCGGACCCCAACGCCTGCCCGGGCCTCCTCCACTCCTGCCCGGACCCCACATCCCGCCCAGATTCCGACCTCGGTCCGGACCCTGAATCCTGTCCTGATTCCGACCTCCTCCCGGGCTCCGACTTCCGTCCAGACCCCAGCTCCGGCCAGGACCCCGAATCCCGTCCAGATGACCAGCCCGGCCCAAACTCCGACTCCCATGCCAACTCTGGCTCGGACTCCGACTCCCGTCCAGACCTCAACCTCGGCCCGAATCCCGAATCCGGTCCAGACGCCGACCCCGGCTGGAGGCCCGACTCCCATCCCGACTTTGGCCCGGACCCTGACTCCCGTCCAGACCCCGGCCTCGGCGTGGACCCCGAATCCGGTCCAGATGCTGACCCCACCCCGAGCCCCAGTTCCTGTCCCAACCCAGCCCCGGACCCCGACTCCCATTCAGACCTACGCCCGGACCCCAACTCCCGTCCAGACTCCGAATCCCATCCAGATGCCGACCCCGCCCCGAACCCCAACTTCTGGCCCGACCctggcccggcccccggccccccttcCGACCTCCGCCCGGACCCCGACTCCCGTCCCGACCctggcccggcccccggccccccttcCGACCCCGCCCCGAACCCCGACTCCCGTCCCGACCctggcccggcccccggccccccttcCGACCTCCGCCCGGACCCCGACTCCCGTCCCGACCCCGACCCCGCTCGCAATCCGGACTGCCGTCCGAACTCCAACCCGGATCCGGACCCCGACTCCCCTGCAGATGCCGACCCAGGTCCGGGCCCCCATTCCGGCCCGGACGCCTACTCAGATCTGGACCCCGACTCCGGCCCGGACCCCAACCCCAATTTCATCCCCGGGGGAGGTCGAGGCCGCGGCCGCGGCCCCTGCCTCGGAATCCTTCGGGAGCTCGGCCCTGCCCCTGGAACCGCCCCCAGAACCTGCCTCGGAGCCCACGACGGCCTCGCCCCACCAGGATCTTTCGCCCACGCCGAGCGTGAAGCCCCTCCCATCGGTCACAAATGGGTTCGGGTCCACCCAAGAGCCCCTTCCTGACCTCACTCCACCGGCCACTGATTTCCTGGGGCCCACCCTTGGGTCCACCTCGAGGGCAGACTCCTCGGCCACCAAGTTGACCGATTCCACCTCGGAATCCGTTCGGGTGCCCATCCCGGGGACCGACCCCTTCGCGGCCACCGCCTTAGCCACGTCCACCAACACCTTCGCCCCCGTCGGCGAGAGCTGCTCGGTGGACAAGATCGCGGTCCGAGTGATCTACTG CGGCCTCTGAAGCTATGGCCTTCGG TACATTCTACTGAAAAAAAGTCTGGAACAGCAATTTCCAAACTGTCTACTCTTT gaggaggagagagctgCCCAGGCTACAGGGGAGTTTGAAGTGTTTGTGGATGGAAAACTGGTCCATTCAAAGAAG AAAGGTGATGGTTTTGTGGATGAGGCCAGGCTGCAGAAGATTATGAATGTTATCGAGGAGGAGGTCAGGAAAAG GAGCCTCAGCGGGATGCCGAGAAGGGCTGAAATGTTGCCAAGTCAG GTTTGCACCCTGTCATCTGGCCTCAACTCCTCGTGCTCTCAG GATGGAACAGGATGGAACAGGATCTGCCCCAGCACAGTGGCCGCCGTGGCGGTGGCTGGAGGGAGGTCGGACACGCCGCCCGCCCAGACTTCCACAGTGAAGCTCTGCACCTCTCCCGAGTCTGGACTCTGTTCCCGGCAGCAATTAGCAGGTGCAGCTCATGGGCAGACCGGAAAACCCTAA
- the LOC112643714 gene encoding LOW QUALITY PROTEIN: EP300-interacting inhibitor of differentiation 2-like (The sequence of the model RefSeq protein was modified relative to this genomic sequence to represent the inferred CDS: deleted 1 base in 1 codon), whose amino-acid sequence MSELPADSSVRQTDAANGPRDVGQAEVGGGRREPAPARPAEPGEGAAAAAAAAAREARELAGPAEEEGRAGRPRPRPANGPGLAALPYLRLRHPLSVLGINYQQFLRHYLEHYPIAPGRIQELEERRRRFVEACRAREAAFDAEYQRNPQRMDFDILTFTIALTASEVINPLIEELGCDKFISRE is encoded by the exons ATGTCCGAGCTGCCCGCCGACAGCAGCGTCCGGCAGACGGACGCGGCGAATGGCCCCCGCGACGTCGGGCAGGCGGAGGTaggcggcgggaggcgggagccCGCGCCGGCGCGGCCTGCGGAGCCCGGGGaaggggcggcggcggcggcggcggcggcggccagggAGGCCCGCGAGTTGGCGGGGCCGGCGGAGGAGGAGGGGCGCGCAggc aggccccggccccggcccgccaaCGGCCCCGGCCTGGCTGCGTTGCCGTACCTCCGCCTCCGCCACCCGCTCAGCGTCCTAGGGATTAACTACCAGCAGTTCCTCCGCCACTACCTGGAGCACTACCCGATCGCCCCGGGCAGGATCCAGGAGCTGGAGGAGCGCCGCAGGAGGTTTGTGGAAGCCTGCAGAGCCCGGGAAGCCGCGTTCGACGCCGAGTACCAGCGGAATCCCCAGAGGATGGATTTTGACATTTTGACGTTTACAATAGCTCTCACTGCATCCGAGGTTATCAATCCCCTGATAGAAGAACTTGGTTGCGATAAGTTCATCAGCAGGGAATAG
- the SELENOV gene encoding selenoprotein V isoform X3 codes for MNNQARAPPRTSARVLAWVRASTPVRTSIPVRTPTPARASSTPARTPHPAQIPTSVRTLNPVLIPTSSRAPTSVQTPAPARTPNPVQMTSPAQTPTPMPTLARTPTPVQTSTSARIPNPVQTPTPAGGPTPIPTLARTLTPVQTPASAWTPNPVQMLTPPRAPVPVPTQPRTPTPIQTYARTPTPVQTPNPIQMPTPPRTPTSGPTLARPPAPLPTSARTPTPVPTLARPPAPLPTPPRTPTPVPTLARPPAPLPTSARTPTPVPTPTPLAIRTAVRTPTRIRTPTPLQMPTQVRAPIPARTPTQIWTPTPARTPTPISSPGEVEAAAAAPASESFGSSALPLEPPPEPASEPTTASPHQDLSPTPSVKPLPSVTNGFGSTQEPLPDLTPPATDFLGPTLGSTSRADSSATKLTDSTSESVRVPIPGTDPFAATALATSTNTFAPVGESCSVDKIAVRVIYCGLUSYGLRYILLKKSLEQQFPNCLLFEEERAAQATGEFEVFVDGKLVHSKKKGDGFVDEARLQKIMNVIEEEVRKR; via the exons ATGAACAACCAGGCGAGGGCCCCACCCCGCACCTCGGCCCGGGTCTTGGCCTGGGTCCGGGCTTCGACCCCCGTCAGGACCTCGATCCCTGTCCGGACCCCAACGCCTGCCCGGGCCTCCTCCACTCCTGCCCGGACCCCACATCCCGCCCAGATTCCGACCTCGGTCCGGACCCTGAATCCTGTCCTGATTCCGACCTCCTCCCGGGCTCCGACTTCCGTCCAGACCCCAGCTCCGGCCAGGACCCCGAATCCCGTCCAGATGACCAGCCCGGCCCAAACTCCGACTCCCATGCCAACTCTGGCTCGGACTCCGACTCCCGTCCAGACCTCAACCTCGGCCCGAATCCCGAATCCGGTCCAGACGCCGACCCCGGCTGGAGGCCCGACTCCCATCCCGACTTTGGCCCGGACCCTGACTCCCGTCCAGACCCCGGCCTCGGCGTGGACCCCGAATCCGGTCCAGATGCTGACCCCACCCCGAGCCCCAGTTCCTGTCCCAACCCAGCCCCGGACCCCGACTCCCATTCAGACCTACGCCCGGACCCCAACTCCCGTCCAGACTCCGAATCCCATCCAGATGCCGACCCCGCCCCGAACCCCAACTTCTGGCCCGACCctggcccggcccccggccccccttcCGACCTCCGCCCGGACCCCGACTCCCGTCCCGACCctggcccggcccccggccccccttcCGACCCCGCCCCGAACCCCGACTCCCGTCCCGACCctggcccggcccccggccccccttcCGACCTCCGCCCGGACCCCGACTCCCGTCCCGACCCCGACCCCGCTCGCAATCCGGACTGCCGTCCGAACTCCAACCCGGATCCGGACCCCGACTCCCCTGCAGATGCCGACCCAGGTCCGGGCCCCCATTCCGGCCCGGACGCCTACTCAGATCTGGACCCCGACTCCGGCCCGGACCCCAACCCCAATTTCATCCCCGGGGGAGGTCGAGGCCGCGGCCGCGGCCCCTGCCTCGGAATCCTTCGGGAGCTCGGCCCTGCCCCTGGAACCGCCCCCAGAACCTGCCTCGGAGCCCACGACGGCCTCGCCCCACCAGGATCTTTCGCCCACGCCGAGCGTGAAGCCCCTCCCATCGGTCACAAATGGGTTCGGGTCCACCCAAGAGCCCCTTCCTGACCTCACTCCACCGGCCACTGATTTCCTGGGGCCCACCCTTGGGTCCACCTCGAGGGCAGACTCCTCGGCCACCAAGTTGACCGATTCCACCTCGGAATCCGTTCGGGTGCCCATCCCGGGGACCGACCCCTTCGCGGCCACCGCCTTAGCCACGTCCACCAACACCTTCGCCCCCGTCGGCGAGAGCTGCTCGGTGGACAAGATCGCGGTCCGAGTGATCTACTG CGGCCTCTGAAGCTATGGCCTTCGG TACATTCTACTGAAAAAAAGTCTGGAACAGCAATTTCCAAACTGTCTACTCTTT gaggaggagagagctgCCCAGGCTACAGGGGAGTTTGAAGTGTTTGTGGATGGAAAACTGGTCCATTCAAAGAAG AAAGGTGATGGTTTTGTGGATGAGGCCAGGCTGCAGAAGATTATGAATGTTATCGAGGAGGAGGTCAGGAAAAGGTAG